One Methanobacterium formicicum DSM 3637 genomic window, TTATACCTTCTTCCTGGCACTTCCGATAGATATGATTTACAGTGTCCCGGTACTGGCTGAAAACAATAACCTGTTCCTTGTCCTCTGCAGCACTTTTAAGTATTTCCATGAGTTTTCCCAGTTTAGGGTGTTCAACTCCCTTATCATAGGCCTGTCGGGTTAAGTTAACCGCTGTTTTAAAGTTTTCATCCTTAAATAATCCCTTAGCAGCTTTTGTTTTTTTCTTACGCATCCTATCAAAGTAAGAGTGCAGGTTACTCACACCCTGTGTTTCCAAAAGTTCCAGGGAGTGCATAACACTGAAAACAGCGGTTAACATGGATATTGCCAGTAGACAATCTCTTGGTGGGCTGGCACTTTGAGATATTCGGTTCTGGACTTTTCCCCTGGCTCTTAAGATGTCTTTTTTGCTGACCTGATTGGTTGAATTGAGAACTCCCAGTTTTTTCAAACCTTTAAGGCGGTTTTTAAGAGCCACATCCAGATGTTTTTTAATATCCAGTTGTTCCTTTTTCAAATCAACTTTCACCCATTCCACATCAATTGGGTTGAAATATGGTTTAACATCAGGATCATCCTCATTTTTAACCATCACCTCATTTATGAAGAGGTTCTGGCAGACTTGGTTTATTCGTTCTTCATCTCCACCTGGTGATGCAGTTAAACCCAGTATTAACTGGTGTTTGGCTTGATTAGTGTAACGCTGGGCCAGGAATACGTAGGAATAGGATCCAGTTCCCCGGTGACATTCATCAAAAATAAGTAGTGAAACATCCTCCAGTGAGTATCTTTCTGCTATGATGTCCGATTCTATTGTTTGGGGCGTGGCACAGATGATCTGGGAATCATTCCATCTTTTAATCCTTTCTTCCAGTTTAACCGCACCGGTGAGACTGGTGGTGGTTGTTTTTAAAAATTCGAGGAATCTTTCCTCGTGCTGTACCACCAGTGGCTTGGTGGGAGCTAAAAGCAGGATTTTACTCTCCGGATACTTTTCAAGCCTATCTGCAGCTACCAGGGCAGCCACCACAGTTTTACCCAGGGCTGTTGGGGCTACTATCATAGTATTCCCTTTTTTAATGACATTAGCTGCCAGTAATTGCTGGTAAAGACGTGCTTCAATCTTTCCAGGTTCGATTAGAGGGTGTTGTATCCACCTTACCGTTTTTCTTGAAGGGGGATTGTCATTTTGATGTTTATTTTCAACCATTTTAATATCCTGAACTTGGTTTGTTAGATTTACATTTCTTGAACTAATACTATGTTTGCAATCTATAAAACTATATTAAAAATTCAAAACAATTTTAATTTTTTAGTAGTAATCATGATAGTCATTCTTGGATACTTGAAAACTGTTTAGAATGACGCTAGACACTTGATCAAATCTTTTATATTATATTTTAACCCTTCAAAAGTACGTATAATCCCATAATAAGCATAGGAATTGCAAGAACTATGCTTAAAATGTTCAATCTCCAATAAAAGTGTGCGAATAAAGATATACTAAATAAAAAAGCACCGATTAATAAAATTATGTTCTCTGAATATTTGAAATAATCTTTTATTTTGTTATTAAATGTCTTATGGGTCTGATTTTGGAGATTATTCACATTTTCTTGAATTAAATCTTTTTGTTTTTGGTATAAAAACCAGTATTTTGCCAAGAAACCTCCCATAAATCCAGGTACTAAAAAAATTATAATTAATAAAATTAGGGTAGAACCAGTTAAAAGTGCAGAAGTCTTGGTAATCAATGTATCAACGATTACTGACCCTAACAATATTATCAATCCGGGGTATAAACCATTTCTAGACTTTTTTGTGTCTGATAAATACGTAGCCACAAATCCCGATGTAAAAATGAAACCGACTAATACGTAACCATCATTCCAAATATCAGCAAAAACAAAAATACCTGAAAATGTAATCAAAACTCCAATAATTATACTAATCCAGTTCTTCATTTAGCCCTCTTTCAAGTTTTATTCTTTGCAATTTTCAACTTCTGTATGTCACTCAATATAATACTTCCTCGAATTATTATTACCTGACTCTGTTGATATTGGAATTGTTTGCCCATACTTAACCAATCCCCAATATTTATTACTAATTAATAATTAAATATTAATACTCAGGGGTAGCTGTGATCTTATGGTGGGTGCTGAAGATAATTATCAGGATCATGACCTGACAACCATGTATCATGAATTTATCCAGGAATTTAATCATATTAATGGAGTTTTTGATATTTTAAATGAATTTATGCAATTATGGGAGGAAAATATTTGGGAATCATTATTTAATCTGCACTGCCAGTGGAAAAATCCTCTGGAACTCCAGGGTAATCTTAAATCCGCACCTGAAAAGCTGATTCTTGTTCTGGCCATAAATAATGGAATACAACCGAATAAACGTTATGAAAATTATTCTGATGCTGTTTATGCTAATTCTGCTCTTTTCACTGTGGATTATGATTCATTCCAGTATTTACATATCTTTCTGGAGAAGCTGTACACGTTTTATCTGGGACGTGACCTGGTAGTGGATGATTTATGGGCATTGCATAAAAGTGATCTTTCAGAACGGATCCTGGGTGGGCTGGATCTATTCAATCTTTTCAGTGGTAATTTATTTTTAGGAGATAAATTTTTTCAGGATATAAAAAATGTTACATGGGGTGAAGATAGTATAATTTTCTTTAAAAAGTTCCATAATCTGTTCTTTACATTCCTTTTTGAAGATCAGGGTGAATCTGAGACCACCTATAATCTGGAGCTTGAGAAGATCCTGGTGCTACTGGCCCATTCTGGTGCTGTGCTATCAGATAATCAAAAAATTGATTATAAATGTGTATTAAGGGCATATAAGACCTTGTTTAAAATTATAAAGACAGACATTACATCCTTATCTGATAAAAGGTATTACGCTGGGTTTTTATTGTGTGAGGATTGTAATGAACTGTACCCACTTCTGGAAGATGAAGCGCCCTTTGATTTTTCCAGTTGCAGCTGTGGGGGCGAATTAGAATACCTTAGTTCGGTTGATGGGAATCAATTTAAAAAATAGAAATCAAATGGATTTTAGGTAATGGTTATTTTTTTACTGTTACTTTACTAGTAAAATCTAATGGATTCTTTGATACACCCTAATCAGGTCAGTTTCTTTTATAACACGGAAACCATTGAGATGGGGTTTGGTTTCACTTAAAACATCGATGTAGTATTCTGCACCTGAATTAATTAACATGGAAGAAAATTCATTTTCATCACTGTAATCTCTTAAAACCCCTGTAAACACAGTTTTGTTCATAATCCAGGACACTGCTGGACTGTAATCTGAAAAAATAATTTTATCCTGATATTGGGGATCGTAATCCTCCAACCAATGAGCAGTGGGTTCAACGTACTTAATTAGGCAAGTATTGGGTGTGTGACCTGCGAAGGTGACTGCAGTTGAAGTTAAAAATATCATACCCATGATTAAATACAATCCCCATGACCTTAAGGACTCCCTTTTAATTTTATATTTGTACTTTTCAATAAGGACACTCAATCCCAGGAAAATAAAGTAGGCAAGGGCAGGGGCTATGGTAATTATGTAGCGGTCCACCTTTAACGTTGTCACACTGTGCATTATGAAGAAAGTTAAAAACCACACTAGGAAAAATAAATCCATTCTCAAGTTTTTCCCATCAACATCACCCACTAAATAGTAGATCAAAAGACAGATAAAAAGGACAATGATATCTGTTAACAAATAAGGTGCTCTAAAAAAGCTGATAAATGCTGCAATCACTAAAATTCCCAGGATTGCCAATTGGAGAATCATCCATTTATCAACACCATCCATTATTTCTTGCTTCTTTTTTAAAATAGTGTGAATGTGGATTCCAAGACCACAAAGAACTAATATGGTAGTTATTATGGCTAGAAACGATACTGATCCCTGACTGGGACTTAATATCTGGTAGTAACTTCCGTTAATTGGTCCAACCGCAATGTAATTCAGGATATTATGTAAGTAGTACAGGTTATCTGTATTGTAGGCCGCATCACCCACACCAAAAGATTTCCCAAATATTAAAGAATTGGTAACCAGTAAAATTAAACTCGCTAAATAAGTGATTTTGAGGTAAGCATAGACTAAAAATGGTATTATAATGAATAATGGGATAATCACCTGTTTCAAATGGGTTTTCACGTTCTGCAGAAAACTGGTTCCCACAATGAAATAGAATATTAAAGGGATTATTAAAATGGCAGTGGTGTATCTGGTGAATATGGCCACTACAAACATGGGAATAACCAGGGATAAATATTTTGAATCCTGTTCAATGCCCTTAACCATGAAGTACATGGTCCAGATTGAGAATGAGATGGCTGGCACGTCTATGGAACCACTGGCTGCCCATGAAAATACCAGTGGGAGTGAAATATAAATTAAACATCCAGTGAAGCTTTGTATTTCATTGAAACGCTGTTTCAGTAATAAGTATAATCCAATGACTCCAAAAATGAATATAATAGCATCTAACATGATAATAACACTGCTGGAAATGAATCCAGTCCTGAAAATTAGGGAAGTTAAAAATGGCATCAATGGTGGTATGGAGTTAATGGTCATACCCCCACTGCTTGCTCCCGAGTACTGCAGGGCTACATTGAGGTAGGTGAAAACATCAAAGTAATTCACACCCCTGGTAATCTGCACTGCAGCTAAGATAATGGCAATGGCTGTGGTGATTATGGTGAGAATAAACAGGGGGTTTTTCAGTTTTTCTGACACCTTACTTGAACTCTGATTTGAATCTGGAATACTCATCACCTAATAATTAATTCATCACCTAATTAAAAGTAGAAATTTCATGGATAGTGTATCTTTAATATTTATAAAAATTTTTAAAGAATACACTATTTCGTTAACCCTTCCAGTTTTGGATTTCTCATATTCCAAGATTTCTTAAGATTCAGTTACTCCGGTGGGCTAATTATTTTTTAAAGGCTATGAGATTTTCCCATTCATCAAAGACCACGTCCAGTCCGCACATACTGGGGACGTAGTTAGCAGCCTTGGCCGAGTCAACACCTATAACTTTAAAGCCCATATCTTCTATTGGTGCCACCACCATGCAAGTGTCACAGACCACATGGCCACCTGCTTTTTCTATCATTTCAGTGTAGCCCATTCTATCTGCTGCAGCTTTAACTGAGATGGATGTGCACACCCATAACTGGTTGGCCAATTTTTTACCATCTAATTTAAGAGCAACTTCTCCTATCTCATCTAATGAAGCATGGGGGCATCCTAAACATACTAGATCCGGTTTTTGGGCAGTGGAAAGTTTATCCCGGGTATTATCCAAGTCGTTCCGGGTTATGGTTAATTTTTCAAGATTTCCAGTATGCGTTATTACTTCCCTGTATTCTGGGGTGGTGTTCTCCACATGGTAAAGTGCCACCGCTCCAGAAGATGCCAGTGCAGCACCCAGAGCTTTCAACTGATTAACCTGTGGCTTTATCTGCTCTTTATCCAGTAATTTGAAGTAGGGCACACCATTTCCAACAGCTTTACCCACCAGATATCCCAGTGCACCGTAATCAGATCCAGACAATGGGGTTTCAACTTCAACCAGTAAATTAGGAACCCTAGCCTGGTCCAGGTGATAACCATAGTTGGGTGTTCTCCCACAAATTGCGGCTGATAATGCTCCAGGGCCACCTTCCCTATTTGTACGTGCCCCTAGAACGGAATTAGCATAACAAACAGCTGAAGACTCTGACCAGGCAATATGGCTGCCCAGTGGTGGTACGTTACCAACCAGGTAGGGTGTACAGGTGCAGGTTGTGCTGATTCCCATCTTACGATAGGCTTCAACAATTAGTAACTGTTTTCTGGTGAATTCTTCTGGAAAACCAAGGCTTTTTCCTTGATCTAGATCCACACCTGCCGGGTTGAGGGTGCTGGGAACCTGTACCTGGGCTCCTTCACTGGCCAAGTCATCCAGGTACTCTAAACCTGCTTCACCAATGGTTTTATAGGAAACTCCAGATATCTGGGCAGATACTATCTCCACCATACCGTCTGCTCCGTAGATATCTCCCAGAGCAACCAGGATTTCCATGGATTTTTCCACAGCAGGACCGTACTCGCCTGCGTACATTTTTTCCTCTTCTCGGGTAAGATACATAGAAAATGCCTCGATCGTTTGCGAATTGATAATTTTTTATTAGAATTTTTATAAGAATAATTTTTGTTATAATTTTTTATGAGAATTAAATTTTAAATAGAGATTTAAATAGAGATTTTATAATTTTGTTTTAATGAATATTCCAATCAGGGTATATTTTCAATCAGGATATTAAATGAGAGATGTTCTCGAGGTAAAAGGATGTTCTCAAGATATTCTCAAATTAATACTCCATCCAAGTGAATGCAACACTTTTATTTTTAATGAACTGGGTATTTAAGTGACCTGTGTACTTACAATATCATTTACCAGGTTTTTGAAGTTTTCCAGTTCCTTGTAGGGTACCACTGCGCCTGCAGCGATATTATGTCCTCCACCAGCACCGTTAAAACTTTTAGCTGCCTGTTCAAGTGCAAAACCCAGGTTAACTCCTCGCTGGGTCATCTCCAGTGTGGTGCGGCCTGAAATTTTAACCAGGTTGTGCATTCGGGACAGGGTTATAACCGGTTTTTCAGGGGTTAAAATATTAAGATCAATACCTAAAGAGGCTAAAGTCCCCATGATCTTTTTATTTTCCTTATCTTCAGTGTAAAGGTACTGAACATAATCCATTTCCTGGGCACCCTCTCGGGAAATCCAGCTTATACCTCTAATCAGAGAGTCCCGGTATTTGCTTAAAAATTCCACACCTTGGCTTATGGCAGATTCCCGTTCGCCTAGACAGATACTCAGACCTACAGCGTAGTTCTTGTTTTTACCACATGCATCCAGGATTTCAGCGTAGTTTTCTAGATTGCGGAGTGCAGGGTCTTCTTTGGGCATGCTGTACACGGTGTCAAACACCTTTGGATTCATTTTAGTCAGGTGCTCGGTGAGGAAATCCTTCTCTTCATTGGCCAGATCCGTGAATTTAATACCGTAAGAAATTCCTATCTTTTCCAGGAAAGCCTGACTTTTCTCCAGATTTCCGGAGATTCCAGGGATTGCTGGTTTGAAAGTGTGAGCCAGGGCTTTGTAAAGCGGGTCATCCTTGGAGGATATTTTCAGATCCTCGTGTTCTGTAACCACTCCTGATTCAGTTGCCTCTTTGAGTATGGTCTGGTTCACACCAGTAAACCCATCAGCATACTGCATATCCCCAAAAGCACCAACCAGGGCGAGTCCTGTTAGTTCCACTTTTTCAAGGGGTTTCACAGTGAGATAAGTCACTCCAGACGCACTGACATCCCGGGTTCCGTCCAGTCCGAACAGGTGGGGGTTCACGTGCACCAGGCTTTCCTCATCATCTCCATTACTGTCCATGGTCTGGTGGTGGTCGGCGATTACAGCCTGGCCCCTGAGCCGGCCAATCCTCTTCACGTAGCCACTGCCCATGTCACAGAAAAAGAAAAGTTTGTATTTCTCCCTGGAAAGCCGATCCAGGGTTTCCTCATTAAGGCGGGGGACCATGGTAACATGGAATTTCCCACCTTCCTGGGAGATGGCGTTGCAGATAACACCTGCAGCCGATATACCATCAGCATCATTGTGGGAGATCACTCTCACCACATGATCCTGATCAAGGTGCTCCTTCAGGAGCGTGCAAGCTTCTTCAGCTCTATTTAACAAGTAATGCTGCTTTTTGAGGGTCATATCTCCATCCTTCAGGGAGGACTCCTTCACGGGTGTAGTATTTTACTAGTCTCCTGATTCTGGATTCCACTAACTGTAGACCCCTTTTGGTGTGCAGGTCCTTCGGGTTTTCTTTAAGGTGGTCCCGGATGTTAACTGCCTTACGGATGAGGTTCATCAGATCCTCAGGGTATTCTTCGCCCTGGTCGTGTTTTTCCAGGATCTTGGTTATCTTCATATCGGTTACACTTTTAACATCAGGAATTCCGTACTGATCCCTTAATATAACTCCAATGACACTGGTTGATTTTCCTTCTTTTCTAAGTTTTAATATAATTTCTTCTATTTCTTCGGTTGAATATTCAACCCAATCAGGCTTTGCTGCCATCAAATCACCTCTTATAATATTCCTATTTATCTAAATTATTTCTATTAATCTAAATTAGCTTAATTTAATACAGTTTATAGCTTTTAGATAATAATTTTTAATTCAAGCTCTCAGCTGGTTATTCACTGTTTATGAGATCTTTATACCATTGAGCGAAACTTTCCAGTGACCTGCGGCGATGGGAGAATTCATTCTTCTCATCTCGTGTGAGTTCACCAAAGGTCAGGTTGTATCCTTCTGGTATGAAAAGTGGATCGTAAGCGAAACCATGCTTTCCTTTTTCCTGATGTGCTATATGTCCACCGACTACACCTAAAAAAGTCTCGGGCTCGGTCTTGGGTGTTGCATATCCAATTACCGACCTGAACTCAGCGTAACGGTCTTCGACACTGTTCATCAGTTTTAAAATGCCTTGATTGCCCAGGGTATCCTGCACATATGACGAATAGGTACCTGGAAACCATTTAAGAGCTTTTATAAAAAGACCCGCGTCTTCAACAATAACTGGTCTTCCCAGCCGCATGGCAGCATCTTTTGCACCAAAGCGAGCCACATCTATAAGCTCTCCCTGTATTTCAGGGTATCCAAGGTCTATGTATTCCACCTGAATATCGAACTGGTGGAATATTCCTTGAGCTTCTTTTACTTTGTGTTGGTTACCTGTAATAAAGGTTATGGTCAAAGGAAGATGTCCAGTTTTTGGCATAAAATTCACCCGAAAAATCAGTAAAAATCCATAATAAGCGTTACGTTACTTTCTCTTACATTTGGGTTATGGTTTTTCTACCTATATAAATGACTTGGTTCTACCAATCACTTGGAAAAAAAACAAGAGGTGAAAGGGTATGGCAAAAGCTGACATCATGGGAGATCCTAAATTCCAGCAATTCGTTCGTTCAAGAGGACATAAGGAAAGAACAATCAGAATACACTGTATTAGTTTACAGTTTTATTCAGAGTTTCTAGGAAAAACCCCAACAGAAATTATTGACGAAGCTATAATGGAAGAAGAGGATAGAATCAGAAGGGATTCAAGAAAAATTCAAACATACTTCCTGAATTTCATTGAATATCTACAAGGGATCGGGAATTCTCCACAAACTATTAAGAATAAGATAAATTCTGTTAAAACCTTCTATCATCAGTATGAGGTTGAAACACCAAAAGTAAGGATAAGCAAATGTAATGAAAATCGAACCCTGGTTAGTATACCTGAAAAAGAACACATAAGGCAAGTTTTACCACATGCAAGCATACGTAATAAGGCTATAATACTTTTAATGTCATCATCAGGTATGGGATCAGCTGAAACTAGAAATTTAACTTACAATCATTTTTTAAATGCAATAAAAGAGGAAATAGCTGATTTAACTGATGAAGAAAAGATGGACATCAACAAGGTCAAATCACGGATAAAAAATAAGGATATCATAGGGGAATGGAAAGTAGTAAGACAAAAGACGGGAATGCCTTATTTCACTTTTTCGACACCTGAAAGCATTCATGCCATAATTAACTACTTGATAGACAATGAACGGCAAAATAAACCAATAAAATCCAAAGATGAATACTTATTTGCAGTAAACGGGAAGAGAATGCAAGAAAATACACTACATCAAGCTTTCAAAACTTTAAATGATAAATGTGGCTTTGGTAAACAGGGATATCAAAGATTTTTCAGATCTCATGCAATGCGGAAGTTTATGGCCACATCCCTATTTGTTGCAGGAATGGATAGGGCAAAAGTTAAAATGATGTT contains:
- a CDS encoding DEAD/DEAH box helicase, with the protein product MVENKHQNDNPPSRKTVRWIQHPLIEPGKIEARLYQQLLAANVIKKGNTMIVAPTALGKTVVAALVAADRLEKYPESKILLLAPTKPLVVQHEERFLEFLKTTTTSLTGAVKLEERIKRWNDSQIICATPQTIESDIIAERYSLEDVSLLIFDECHRGTGSYSYVFLAQRYTNQAKHQLILGLTASPGGDEERINQVCQNLFINEVMVKNEDDPDVKPYFNPIDVEWVKVDLKKEQLDIKKHLDVALKNRLKGLKKLGVLNSTNQVSKKDILRARGKVQNRISQSASPPRDCLLAISMLTAVFSVMHSLELLETQGVSNLHSYFDRMRKKKTKAAKGLFKDENFKTAVNLTRQAYDKGVEHPKLGKLMEILKSAAEDKEQVIVFSQYRDTVNHIYRKCQEEGINAVKFFGQASRDKEKGLTQKEQKDIIKAFRMRTYQVLISTSVAEEGIDIPSVDLVVLYEPVPSEIRMIQRRGRTGRTTSGRMIVLITKKTRDESFYYSSINRERMMKKQLANGYNQPERPLIANDEDVRVLDREEKRNLHYEKNNSPDKRVVVQVDHRESKSGVTRGLSNLGVKVEPTNLPVADYQISPQVAVERKSTQDFVSSLMDKRLYKQAQELVENFQKPLIILEGQDLYSSSLNPNAIRGALASLAVDFNIPIIPTRNPEDTAAMIYRLAVREVDRGSKDVQMRTERKPLTLQEQQLFIVESLPNVGPVTARKLLEMFDSVEGIINASVSDLKKVDKIGDKIARNIRKIISSKYSDTFRYSKSSESIEKPIINGKDKPKKEYIIEKNDEKD
- a CDS encoding glycosyltransferase family 39 protein — translated: MSEKLKNPLFILTIITTAIAIILAAVQITRGVNYFDVFTYLNVALQYSGASSGGMTINSIPPLMPFLTSLIFRTGFISSSVIIMLDAIIFIFGVIGLYLLLKQRFNEIQSFTGCLIYISLPLVFSWAASGSIDVPAISFSIWTMYFMVKGIEQDSKYLSLVIPMFVVAIFTRYTTAILIIPLIFYFIVGTSFLQNVKTHLKQVIIPLFIIIPFLVYAYLKITYLASLILLVTNSLIFGKSFGVGDAAYNTDNLYYLHNILNYIAVGPINGSYYQILSPSQGSVSFLAIITTILVLCGLGIHIHTILKKKQEIMDGVDKWMILQLAILGILVIAAFISFFRAPYLLTDIIVLFICLLIYYLVGDVDGKNLRMDLFFLVWFLTFFIMHSVTTLKVDRYIITIAPALAYFIFLGLSVLIEKYKYKIKRESLRSWGLYLIMGMIFLTSTAVTFAGHTPNTCLIKYVEPTAHWLEDYDPQYQDKIIFSDYSPAVSWIMNKTVFTGVLRDYSDENEFSSMLINSGAEYYIDVLSETKPHLNGFRVIKETDLIRVYQRIH
- a CDS encoding aconitase X catalytic domain-containing protein is translated as MYLTREEEKMYAGEYGPAVEKSMEILVALGDIYGADGMVEIVSAQISGVSYKTIGEAGLEYLDDLASEGAQVQVPSTLNPAGVDLDQGKSLGFPEEFTRKQLLIVEAYRKMGISTTCTCTPYLVGNVPPLGSHIAWSESSAVCYANSVLGARTNREGGPGALSAAICGRTPNYGYHLDQARVPNLLVEVETPLSGSDYGALGYLVGKAVGNGVPYFKLLDKEQIKPQVNQLKALGAALASSGAVALYHVENTTPEYREVITHTGNLEKLTITRNDLDNTRDKLSTAQKPDLVCLGCPHASLDEIGEVALKLDGKKLANQLWVCTSISVKAAADRMGYTEMIEKAGGHVVCDTCMVVAPIEDMGFKVIGVDSAKAANYVPSMCGLDVVFDEWENLIAFKK
- a CDS encoding DHH family phosphoesterase, encoding MTLKKQHYLLNRAEEACTLLKEHLDQDHVVRVISHNDADGISAAGVICNAISQEGGKFHVTMVPRLNEETLDRLSREKYKLFFFCDMGSGYVKRIGRLRGQAVIADHHQTMDSNGDDEESLVHVNPHLFGLDGTRDVSASGVTYLTVKPLEKVELTGLALVGAFGDMQYADGFTGVNQTILKEATESGVVTEHEDLKISSKDDPLYKALAHTFKPAIPGISGNLEKSQAFLEKIGISYGIKFTDLANEEKDFLTEHLTKMNPKVFDTVYSMPKEDPALRNLENYAEILDACGKNKNYAVGLSICLGERESAISQGVEFLSKYRDSLIRGISWISREGAQEMDYVQYLYTEDKENKKIMGTLASLGIDLNILTPEKPVITLSRMHNLVKISGRTTLEMTQRGVNLGFALEQAAKSFNGAGGGHNIAAGAVVPYKELENFKNLVNDIVSTQVT
- a CDS encoding 30S ribosomal protein S15; the encoded protein is MAAKPDWVEYSTEEIEEIILKLRKEGKSTSVIGVILRDQYGIPDVKSVTDMKITKILEKHDQGEEYPEDLMNLIRKAVNIRDHLKENPKDLHTKRGLQLVESRIRRLVKYYTREGVLPEGWRYDPQKAALLVK
- a CDS encoding XTP/dITP diphosphatase; the encoded protein is MPKTGHLPLTITFITGNQHKVKEAQGIFHQFDIQVEYIDLGYPEIQGELIDVARFGAKDAAMRLGRPVIVEDAGLFIKALKWFPGTYSSYVQDTLGNQGILKLMNSVEDRYAEFRSVIGYATPKTEPETFLGVVGGHIAHQEKGKHGFAYDPLFIPEGYNLTFGELTRDEKNEFSHRRRSLESFAQWYKDLINSE
- a CDS encoding site-specific integrase; its protein translation is MAKADIMGDPKFQQFVRSRGHKERTIRIHCISLQFYSEFLGKTPTEIIDEAIMEEEDRIRRDSRKIQTYFLNFIEYLQGIGNSPQTIKNKINSVKTFYHQYEVETPKVRISKCNENRTLVSIPEKEHIRQVLPHASIRNKAIILLMSSSGMGSAETRNLTYNHFLNAIKEEIADLTDEEKMDINKVKSRIKNKDIIGEWKVVRQKTGMPYFTFSTPESIHAIINYLIDNERQNKPIKSKDEYLFAVNGKRMQENTLHQAFKTLNDKCGFGKQGYQRFFRSHAMRKFMATSLFVAGMDRAKVKMMLGHVEGDTNEAYFKFPVKDMKNIYLKYMDAVTIQDTKTRTIDSEDYHYLASMIREKDDALANVEKRLEEIEANKKEKRKSIDELFSNLEFVEDFRLMAEKIM